One window of the Prionailurus viverrinus isolate Anna unplaced genomic scaffold, UM_Priviv_1.0 scaffold_50, whole genome shotgun sequence genome contains the following:
- the LOC125159430 gene encoding spindle and kinetochore-associated protein 2-like, with translation MEAEVNKMKLMFQKADSDPDYIQYRPEYEIKTNHPESASKKNPVTLLTESLAIKSQYQTLYACFKPLAVGQKETKSCVCATVLKTTTIIQELQKQTDLELSLWTKKKTVAEQLKSHMSEL, from the coding sequence ATGGAGGCAGAGGTCAACAAGATGAAACTGATGTTCCAGAAAGCTGACTCTGATCCAGATTACATTCAGTACAGACCAGAATATGAAATCAAGACTAATCATCCTGAGTCAGCAAGCAAGAAAAATCCAGTTACACTCTTAACGGAATCATTAGCAATAAAGTCTCAGTATCAAACTTTGTATGCATGCTTTAAGCCATTAGCTGTTGGGCAGAAAGAGACTAAGAGCTGTGTTTGTGCCACTGTCCTTAAGACTACGACCATAATACAAGAACTACAAAAGCAAACAGACTTGGAGCTGTCACTGTGgactaaaaagaaaactgtggcaGAGCAATTAAAATCTCACATGTCAGAGTTATGA
- the CTXND2 gene encoding cortexin domain containing 2, with product MDDSSLSSSIDVDKGFAIAFVVLLFLFLIVMIFRCAKLVKNPYEASSTTAEPSLS from the coding sequence ATGGATGATTCAAGCCTGTCCAGCAGTATTGATGTAGACAAAGGCTTTGCCATCGCCTTTGttgttcttctgtttctgttCCTAATCGTGATGATTTTTCGGTGTGCCAAGTTGGTGAAGAACCCCTATGAGGCCAGCTCCACAACAGCAGAACCGTCGCTGAGCTGA